One genomic segment of Nitrososphaera sp. includes these proteins:
- a CDS encoding glycosyltransferase, whose protein sequence is MASENKWTLLLVALVCVWAAVLGSTIYPKISGDQPLVDPTINLTLVTLPLLAFNMLYFGMLIFVFIVYLAVYGKTKNRQARAISEYNSNPLNLIRRPLCTIVIPARNEASVIKRTINNCLDQTYHNLELIVVCHNCTDLTFEQAKSVNDGRVHAYRLDTAEAGKGIALNFGVQKSRGEYILVLDGDGILSADFIANAIPLLENDKKTAAVQGRYVPSNRGFNLLTRLLSLEGDLWSTPYMTLRDFFGRRTPLGGTGYIIKRLALLKVGMFANHLVDDYELTFRLLRSGYRISFAPLCINYDEKPPSLDIMFRQRARWGKGFLQLLKMRITDRRDIIGFVYWLSPVSAFTGLAMLLIPGIAAFYNALFGYFPFTYSFLSLETWTALTITAISLQAAALLRSYGRKGLPLVAQTLFLIPFSNYWYVSFIKAFGVKSWSNTKTSHGFVTEEVQNIARDVA, encoded by the coding sequence ATGGCTTCAGAAAACAAATGGACCTTGCTGCTCGTTGCCCTTGTATGCGTTTGGGCTGCTGTACTGGGATCAACAATTTACCCCAAGATTTCAGGCGATCAGCCACTTGTAGATCCTACAATAAACCTCACCCTTGTCACGCTACCATTACTCGCTTTCAATATGCTATATTTTGGAATGCTGATCTTCGTTTTCATCGTGTACCTGGCAGTGTACGGCAAAACAAAGAATCGCCAGGCGCGAGCAATAAGCGAGTACAATTCAAACCCGCTTAATCTCATCCGCAGGCCTCTATGCACGATAGTCATACCTGCGCGCAACGAGGCAAGTGTCATAAAGCGCACCATCAACAACTGCCTCGACCAAACCTATCACAATCTTGAACTCATAGTGGTTTGCCATAACTGTACGGACCTCACTTTCGAGCAGGCCAAGTCGGTCAATGATGGCAGGGTTCACGCTTATCGACTTGACACCGCCGAAGCAGGTAAAGGAATCGCATTGAATTTCGGCGTCCAGAAATCGAGAGGCGAATACATTCTAGTGCTGGACGGGGACGGCATTCTGTCAGCCGATTTTATTGCAAATGCAATACCGCTACTGGAGAATGACAAAAAGACAGCTGCAGTTCAGGGCAGGTACGTCCCAAGCAACCGCGGGTTTAACCTGCTGACTAGGTTGTTGTCCCTAGAAGGCGACTTGTGGTCTACCCCATACATGACCTTGAGGGACTTTTTCGGACGCAGGACCCCACTCGGAGGCACTGGATACATAATCAAGCGCCTTGCTCTTTTGAAGGTTGGAATGTTTGCGAACCACCTAGTTGACGACTATGAGCTCACCTTCAGGCTGCTTCGAAGCGGTTATCGAATTTCCTTCGCTCCTCTGTGCATCAACTACGACGAAAAACCCCCGTCTCTTGACATCATGTTTAGACAGAGGGCTCGCTGGGGAAAAGGTTTCTTGCAGCTACTGAAGATGCGGATTACTGATCGGCGCGATATCATAGGCTTCGTTTACTGGCTCAGCCCCGTGTCAGCTTTTACAGGACTTGCGATGCTTTTGATTCCGGGCATTGCAGCCTTTTACAACGCCTTGTTCGGATACTTTCCATTCACGTACTCATTTTTATCACTAGAGACATGGACCGCGTTGACAATAACGGCGATTTCTTTGCAGGCTGCTGCACTGCTTAGGTCCTATGGTCGCAAGGGCCTGCCGCTTGTTGCTCAAACGCTTTTCCTTATCCCCTTCTCGAACTACTGGTACGTGAGTTTCATCAAAGCCTTTGGTGTAAAATCGTGGTCAAACACAAAGACTTCGCACGGGTTTGTAACTGAAGAGGTGCAGAACATAGCGCGGGATGTAGCATGA
- a CDS encoding LpxD N-terminal domain-containing protein — translation MDSAGALEAANENQLSFCSYSGQKAVAAITSSRAGVVICNSSLASFVRPNPGQLLLFTDNPRLSFVRVLNLMLHSNRASGVAATAVISKNSSIGRGCNIGEFAFIGDECTVGDDVSIGPHSILAQKTVVGNKCTIQSGVVVGSDGFAFERHADGSLERFAHLGQVIIGDDVEICANASIARGSLSNTIIGSGTKIDALVHVAHNVVIGKNCELTAGSVVGGSTIIGNSCWLGLNSTLKNKIKIGNNVIIASGASVIHDVDDNDIVAGVPAKSIKNKVRTEELFLMAGQRPAQAAAG, via the coding sequence GTGGATTCTGCAGGAGCGCTAGAAGCCGCTAACGAAAATCAGCTCTCATTCTGCTCCTACTCGGGACAGAAAGCAGTCGCCGCAATTACAAGTTCAAGGGCAGGTGTAGTCATTTGCAACAGCAGCCTTGCCTCTTTTGTCCGACCTAACCCCGGCCAGTTGCTTCTCTTCACAGACAACCCGCGACTGAGCTTTGTGAGGGTCCTCAACTTGATGCTCCACTCAAATCGGGCTTCCGGCGTGGCAGCGACCGCTGTAATTTCAAAAAACAGCTCGATTGGAAGGGGTTGCAACATAGGAGAATTTGCCTTTATAGGCGATGAATGCACGGTAGGCGATGACGTCTCTATCGGCCCGCATTCAATACTTGCGCAAAAAACCGTTGTTGGTAACAAATGTACCATTCAGTCAGGGGTAGTTGTAGGATCGGATGGTTTTGCCTTTGAAAGACACGCTGATGGCAGTCTTGAGCGCTTTGCGCATCTAGGACAGGTAATAATCGGCGATGACGTCGAGATATGTGCCAACGCGTCAATTGCGCGTGGCTCGCTTTCAAACACAATAATAGGCTCGGGAACCAAGATTGATGCTCTGGTGCATGTTGCGCATAACGTGGTGATCGGCAAAAACTGCGAGCTCACCGCTGGCTCCGTGGTAGGAGGCAGTACCATCATTGGAAACAGTTGCTGGCTGGGCCTCAACTCGACTCTTAAGAACAAAATCAAAATTGGCAATAACGTGATCATTGCCTCCGGGGCATCAGTAATTCATGATGTCGATGACAATGATATCGTCGCGGGAGTCCCAGCCAAGTCGATAAAGAACAAGGTTCGCACGGAAGAACTATTTCTGATGGCAGGGCAGCGGCCCGCTCAAGCGGCAGCCGGTTAG
- a CDS encoding CDP-alcohol phosphatidyltransferase family protein, translating into MLNRLRESLQPAMERLGESFASTGLSADFWTAFGLAVSFAASVAYASAALGFNQYLALVAGGALLLLSGFFDVVDGSVARITKRTSNRGAFLDSTFDKIAEVSIFVGISFGRLADPILCMLALGLSLLVSYTRSRAETLGVRLQGIGIGERAERILIIAILGMLPFSGAMQWAVLLVIIVAGITLCQRIVFTAKKLST; encoded by the coding sequence TTGCTCAATAGGCTGAGGGAATCGCTGCAGCCCGCCATGGAGAGGCTCGGGGAATCCTTTGCATCGACAGGCCTCTCTGCGGATTTTTGGACGGCATTTGGGCTGGCGGTCTCCTTTGCGGCAAGTGTTGCTTATGCTTCGGCCGCTTTAGGGTTCAATCAGTACCTTGCACTCGTTGCGGGCGGCGCATTACTCCTGCTTTCAGGTTTTTTCGACGTGGTAGACGGGAGTGTAGCACGGATTACCAAGCGCACCTCGAACAGGGGTGCTTTTCTGGATTCAACATTTGACAAGATTGCCGAGGTCTCAATTTTTGTTGGCATCTCCTTCGGACGGCTTGCTGATCCGATATTGTGCATGCTGGCGCTTGGCCTCTCATTGCTTGTAAGTTATACCCGGTCAAGGGCTGAGACTCTAGGTGTGCGCCTTCAGGGAATTGGAATAGGGGAGAGAGCGGAACGGATCTTGATAATCGCCATACTGGGAATGCTTCCGTTTTCAGGAGCAATGCAGTGGGCTGTCTTACTAGTCATCATTGTGGCAGGGATAACCCTCTGCCAGCGAATAGTTTTTACGGCAAAAAAATTGTCTACCTAA
- a CDS encoding 30S ribosomal protein S26e, with protein sequence MPKKRASRGRSKGGKGSSGTVHCSQCGALVPRDKAKKVTGRITLVEPTLAKELKAQGAIIPQSTDVKFYCVSCAVHRGIVKVRSESDRRTAGRLR encoded by the coding sequence ATGCCAAAGAAACGAGCCAGCAGAGGACGCTCAAAGGGCGGAAAGGGGAGTTCAGGCACAGTACACTGCAGCCAGTGCGGGGCCTTGGTGCCTAGGGACAAAGCGAAGAAAGTTACGGGCAGAATAACGCTTGTCGAGCCCACTCTTGCCAAGGAGCTAAAGGCTCAGGGCGCAATTATCCCGCAGTCAACTGATGTCAAGTTCTACTGCGTCTCATGCGCCGTTCACAGAGGAATCGTCAAGGTCCGCTCCGAGTCTGACAGAAGAACAGCCGGCAGGCTTAGGTAG
- a CDS encoding PfkB family carbohydrate kinase, whose amino-acid sequence MRLGIVSNVVIDEIATEDGNAVWDLGGPPCYCGLTARRFKLQVSLATRVGHDFSDEYVKFFENSGLELADFRTAESRTTSFKLQYDADGERQLYLKSNCGQVRPRDIDSLKADAWLVSPVYDEVPNQTLSRVKEASKAVDGSVMLDPQGYLRSADSDGRITMASATNLDLAGIDIVKADQTELRILTGGLCGLEGMESLRSKGIGTVLATEHRQVSLLHEETLYWVKIRDIKASDTTGAGDILSSAFICALLKEDDPLWALCFGAGALTAALESGRKGIDKIPEMAKIEQNASYFYNSVGFKKL is encoded by the coding sequence ATGAGACTAGGGATCGTGTCCAACGTGGTTATCGATGAGATAGCCACCGAGGACGGGAATGCGGTATGGGATCTCGGCGGTCCCCCTTGCTACTGCGGGCTGACTGCCCGGCGCTTCAAACTTCAAGTTAGCCTGGCGACGCGGGTCGGGCACGATTTTTCGGATGAATATGTTAAATTTTTCGAGAATTCCGGGCTTGAACTGGCCGACTTTAGAACAGCTGAAAGCAGGACAACAAGCTTCAAGCTGCAATACGACGCAGATGGAGAACGACAACTTTATCTCAAGAGCAATTGCGGCCAAGTCCGACCTCGCGATATTGACAGCTTAAAAGCGGACGCATGGCTCGTGTCGCCTGTCTACGATGAAGTGCCCAATCAGACCTTGTCCAGAGTGAAGGAGGCAAGCAAGGCCGTCGACGGCTCGGTGATGCTTGATCCGCAAGGATATTTGCGGTCAGCAGACAGCGATGGACGCATTACAATGGCTTCAGCCACAAACCTCGATTTGGCCGGCATCGACATCGTCAAGGCGGATCAAACGGAGCTACGAATTTTGACGGGCGGACTTTGCGGGCTTGAGGGCATGGAGTCTCTCAGGTCTAAAGGGATCGGCACCGTTCTTGCAACGGAGCACAGGCAGGTCAGCCTTTTGCACGAAGAGACGCTGTATTGGGTGAAAATTCGCGACATCAAGGCCTCCGACACTACCGGAGCCGGCGACATACTTTCATCGGCTTTTATCTGTGCCCTCTTGAAAGAAGACGACCCGCTTTGGGCGCTATGTTTTGGTGCCGGGGCTCTGACGGCGGCGCTTGAGTCGGGAAGAAAGGGGATAGACAAGATTCCTGAAATGGCAAAAATTGAGCAGAATGCATCTTATTTTTACAATTCGGTGGGCTTCAAAAAGCTGTGA
- a CDS encoding sugar kinase, producing MKVALAGVDSADSALLLQARKTLEEHGIRTMYMKGDDFETAREVDAVIVAGGDRGILNYFHRVVTQSAPVLGIYETDATGFLAQLELSGLASAARKLRQQEFGIDEVVRLAVSVDGKEVEPVLNDVAVFPNKSATLMEHALKIDSSDVWNDKSDGVIIATPAGSTAYSMSAGGPMVLRKSQVFVVVSVNSLDNTRRPLIVSNSSYVEITDITSRYHCEVVLDGGVRMRVRNRLAASKHQIPARLLRLEGDSSATSLIAKKVQLSEDMLKMPPSAKLILKTLEYEGPLSQRDLASRTMLPERTIRLSISHLLNGGYVRRKTSLRDARQRIYERKI from the coding sequence ATGAAGGTAGCCTTAGCAGGCGTGGATTCCGCAGACAGCGCGCTGCTGCTTCAGGCACGAAAGACGCTTGAGGAACATGGAATCCGCACAATGTACATGAAGGGTGACGATTTTGAGACGGCCCGCGAGGTTGACGCAGTCATTGTCGCCGGCGGTGATCGAGGAATCCTCAATTATTTCCACAGAGTCGTTACGCAGTCCGCGCCGGTCCTTGGAATTTATGAAACTGACGCGACGGGGTTTCTGGCCCAGCTCGAATTAAGCGGTTTGGCGTCGGCTGCAAGAAAGCTCAGGCAGCAGGAGTTCGGAATAGACGAGGTGGTTCGCCTTGCAGTCAGCGTCGATGGCAAGGAGGTCGAGCCGGTCCTCAACGACGTGGCCGTCTTTCCGAACAAAAGTGCAACTCTGATGGAGCACGCACTCAAGATAGACAGCTCTGATGTCTGGAACGACAAGAGCGACGGCGTAATAATTGCAACCCCTGCCGGATCAACCGCTTACTCGATGTCAGCTGGCGGACCTATGGTACTACGTAAGTCGCAGGTCTTCGTTGTGGTTTCGGTGAACTCGCTTGATAACACAAGGCGACCTCTGATTGTGTCCAACTCCAGCTATGTCGAGATTACTGACATCACCAGCCGATATCATTGCGAGGTTGTGCTCGATGGCGGCGTTAGGATGCGCGTCCGCAATCGACTTGCTGCAAGCAAGCATCAGATTCCTGCGCGGCTTCTGAGGCTGGAAGGAGACTCGTCGGCTACGTCTTTGATTGCCAAGAAGGTTCAGCTATCGGAGGACATGCTCAAGATGCCCCCAAGCGCCAAATTGATTCTAAAAACGCTTGAATACGAGGGTCCCCTCAGCCAGCGCGACCTTGCCTCAAGAACGATGCTTCCTGAGCGAACCATACGACTTTCAATAAGCCATCTTTTGAATGGTGGTTATGTGCGCAGAAAGACTTCTCTGAGAGACGCGAGGCAGCGGATTTATGAGCGAAAAATCTAG
- a CDS encoding CTP synthase, with protein MQTRSPSIIPKFIFVTGGVMSGLGKGVVTSSIAKLLQLGGYRVSCIKIDPYVNYDAGTMNPVAHGEVFVTDDGGECDMDIGNYERFIDRAMTRDHNITTGRIYMDVIKREREGKYLGQCVQIIPHVTDAIKDMLKQIAVREKLDIIVVECGGTVGDIESLPFLEALRQMKLELGEGNSLFAHVTLAPSLDVVGEQKTKPTQHSVQELRRIGIQPDLLAIRCKSPLSPDAARKISLFASVHQNCVISCHDAQSIYKVPEILEQQGTYEVLAGRLGLRKAGLRWGDWKSIASSFVNSKGSVRIAVVGKYVTLPDSYVSVSHALSHAAASMKAKAEIDWIDSERFENTSGEAALSSLASYDGILVPGGFGARGSEGIIKAANYACEKDIPYLGICFGFQLAIVAYARYRCEMAGANSTELGKTDFPVVDLLPEQREVRELGGTMRLGSHEVFIKTKSNAERIYISSKINRRHRHRYEFNRDFEQVLTSAGMVFSAHSDGGRRTEILEVPANRFYFAVQYHAEFSSRPGKPEQSFAAFVRAAIERSHFLANSAKEPMVKDIGV; from the coding sequence GTGCAGACGAGATCCCCAAGTATCATTCCAAAGTTCATCTTTGTTACAGGCGGTGTGATGTCGGGGCTGGGTAAAGGCGTGGTCACATCATCCATCGCCAAACTGCTCCAGCTGGGCGGCTATCGGGTTTCCTGCATCAAGATCGATCCGTATGTCAACTACGACGCGGGAACAATGAACCCTGTAGCACATGGCGAAGTTTTTGTTACTGACGACGGCGGTGAGTGCGACATGGACATCGGCAATTACGAGCGATTCATCGACCGGGCCATGACCCGCGATCACAACATTACGACTGGAAGGATATACATGGACGTGATAAAGCGAGAGCGCGAGGGAAAGTATCTTGGTCAGTGTGTTCAGATAATCCCGCACGTTACCGATGCGATCAAGGATATGCTGAAGCAAATTGCGGTGAGGGAAAAGCTGGATATCATAGTTGTCGAGTGCGGAGGCACGGTGGGAGACATTGAAAGCCTCCCATTTCTCGAGGCTCTCCGACAAATGAAACTTGAGCTCGGGGAAGGCAACAGTCTATTTGCCCACGTAACGCTTGCTCCGAGCCTTGACGTAGTCGGCGAGCAGAAGACAAAACCGACTCAACACAGTGTTCAGGAGCTACGCAGGATAGGCATTCAACCTGATTTGCTTGCAATCCGTTGCAAGAGTCCGCTCAGCCCAGATGCAGCACGAAAGATATCCCTTTTCGCAAGTGTGCATCAGAATTGCGTTATTTCGTGCCACGACGCACAATCCATTTACAAAGTACCAGAGATTCTCGAGCAGCAGGGAACGTACGAGGTTCTAGCGGGCAGACTGGGCCTACGAAAAGCTGGTCTTCGATGGGGTGACTGGAAGTCGATCGCCTCATCTTTTGTCAACAGCAAGGGGTCTGTGCGAATAGCGGTCGTCGGCAAGTACGTGACCCTGCCTGATAGTTACGTCAGCGTCAGCCATGCTCTTTCTCACGCCGCGGCAAGCATGAAAGCCAAGGCGGAAATCGACTGGATAGATTCCGAGAGATTTGAAAACACAAGCGGCGAGGCTGCTCTGTCAAGTTTGGCCAGTTACGACGGCATACTTGTACCGGGTGGTTTCGGCGCGCGGGGAAGCGAAGGCATTATCAAGGCGGCTAACTATGCCTGCGAAAAGGACATCCCATACCTGGGGATTTGCTTTGGATTTCAGCTGGCGATCGTGGCCTACGCCCGTTATCGATGCGAAATGGCCGGCGCAAATTCAACCGAGCTCGGCAAGACAGACTTTCCGGTTGTCGACCTTTTGCCCGAACAACGAGAAGTTCGTGAGCTGGGAGGCACCATGCGGCTTGGATCCCATGAGGTATTTATAAAGACCAAGAGCAATGCCGAGAGAATTTACATCTCGTCAAAAATCAACCGGCGCCACAGGCATCGGTACGAATTCAACCGCGACTTTGAGCAAGTGCTTACCAGCGCGGGAATGGTGTTTTCTGCGCACTCGGACGGAGGAAGACGAACGGAAATACTCGAGGTCCCCGCCAACAGGTTTTACTTTGCAGTACAATACCATGCGGAATTCAGCAGTAGACCCGGCAAGCCAGAGCAGTCATTTGCGGCATTCGTGAGGGCGGCCATCGAGAGATCCCACTTCCTGGCAAATTCAGCTAAAGAGCCCATGGTAAAAGACATCGGTGTCTAG
- a CDS encoding AAA family ATPase, whose product MSASIYCLGALNLGVVKSMSSVFRDRSKLSPRYFPDQLPHRENEIAGIVNVYSRSATDPDHFPLTILQVIGPAGIGKTSSVLRATTRLQELYQRNRQKLSVAYVNLKLQGGNKYAIYRSLLDRVAPELPAQGLSAEDMLRYLLRYLRENNRYALIVLDEIDYLIKISKETSIIYDLTRLNEFEPDKPCNVKGVVFIARSTEFHSRLDAAELSTLGRIPVAFEPYSIEQIADILESRSSEAFAPKALGSDVIDQVSVITASPDVRSDIRFALDLLLYAGNLAESSGSSRVTLEHIRTVHGQMSPSVTSEDIEQLSKNHIVALLALVRALKSRKKAFVELKDVRAFASEVADQIGTKRIDVEDYLDDLKSRRTIDIRSFREIGLHGASLSEVESLLLKRLETDKNGG is encoded by the coding sequence TTGAGCGCATCTATATATTGTCTAGGGGCGCTCAACCTCGGTGTCGTCAAGTCGATGAGCTCGGTATTCCGGGACAGGTCCAAGCTGTCTCCACGCTACTTTCCCGATCAGTTGCCTCATCGCGAGAATGAGATTGCCGGGATAGTGAACGTGTATTCCAGGTCTGCCACCGACCCCGACCACTTTCCACTCACAATACTGCAGGTGATAGGGCCTGCAGGGATAGGCAAGACCAGCTCAGTTCTGAGAGCTACGACGAGGCTCCAAGAGTTGTATCAAAGAAACAGGCAGAAGCTCTCTGTAGCCTACGTAAACCTGAAGCTCCAGGGAGGAAACAAGTACGCCATATATCGGTCCCTGCTCGACCGGGTCGCGCCCGAACTGCCTGCTCAGGGTCTTAGTGCGGAAGACATGTTGAGGTACCTGCTTCGGTATTTGCGAGAGAACAACCGATATGCGCTCATTGTTCTTGACGAGATTGATTATCTTATCAAGATAAGCAAGGAGACAAGTATCATTTATGACCTCACCAGGCTTAATGAATTTGAGCCGGACAAGCCCTGCAACGTGAAGGGAGTCGTTTTCATCGCTCGCAGTACAGAGTTTCACAGTAGGCTTGACGCTGCCGAGCTTAGCACGCTGGGGCGCATCCCCGTTGCTTTTGAGCCCTACTCAATTGAGCAGATAGCAGACATACTCGAGTCGCGCAGCTCTGAGGCGTTCGCGCCAAAGGCCCTCGGTTCGGACGTTATTGATCAGGTGTCCGTAATTACTGCATCGCCGGATGTCAGGAGTGACATACGTTTTGCACTTGACCTTCTGCTGTACGCGGGGAATTTGGCCGAGTCCAGCGGATCAAGCAGAGTAACCCTTGAGCACATCAGGACTGTCCACGGACAGATGAGCCCCAGCGTAACTTCCGAGGACATCGAGCAGCTGAGCAAGAATCACATCGTCGCGCTCTTGGCTCTTGTCCGCGCGCTCAAGAGCAGGAAGAAGGCGTTCGTTGAACTAAAAGACGTGAGAGCGTTTGCCTCAGAAGTGGCAGACCAGATCGGCACAAAGAGGATCGACGTTGAGGACTACCTAGATGACCTGAAGTCCAGGCGCACGATAGACATAAGATCCTTCCGAGAAATCGGGTTGCACGGCGCATCCCTTAGCGAGGTCGAATCGCTCCTTCTGAAAAGATTAGAGACAGATAAGAATGGAGGATAA
- a CDS encoding indole-3-glycerol-phosphate synthase codes for MSRFSKPAGYIEKLADNAYRAIDEGVYSESLGLEHGPISMRKSLLSASHTALITEVKYSSPSKGRIRNATNGPAEIASAMVKGGAAGLSVLTQPYLFNGSLGNLASVRKNTTVPLMMKDIIVSRVQIDAGKGAGADCILLIKSLFDRDLAEESLDSLVDYARRREIEVLPEAFTPQEYSDLISSAYPLVGINNRNLDTLEIDLRNTELLIKSCGKGKSLVISESGVGSAEDVRRLNRAGADAFLVGTSIMASDDISSKVSELYHAL; via the coding sequence GTGAGTAGGTTCTCAAAGCCGGCCGGTTATATTGAAAAATTGGCGGATAACGCATATAGGGCTATAGATGAGGGTGTTTACAGCGAATCCTTGGGGCTTGAACACGGCCCTATCAGTATGAGAAAATCGCTTTTATCCGCATCACATACGGCGCTGATAACAGAGGTAAAGTACTCATCGCCCTCTAAAGGCAGGATAAGAAATGCCACAAACGGGCCAGCTGAAATTGCCTCTGCTATGGTTAAGGGGGGCGCTGCAGGCCTATCCGTGCTTACACAACCGTACCTCTTCAACGGATCCCTGGGGAATCTGGCATCGGTGCGAAAGAACACAACAGTACCACTGATGATGAAAGACATCATTGTAAGCAGGGTTCAAATCGACGCAGGGAAGGGTGCGGGTGCGGATTGCATACTGTTAATCAAGTCGTTGTTCGACCGTGACCTTGCAGAGGAAAGCCTGGATTCGTTGGTCGATTACGCCCGAAGGCGGGAAATTGAAGTCCTTCCAGAGGCCTTCACCCCTCAAGAATATTCCGATCTCATCAGCTCAGCCTATCCGCTGGTTGGAATTAACAACCGCAACCTGGACACCCTGGAAATAGACCTGCGGAATACAGAGCTGCTCATCAAATCCTGCGGCAAAGGAAAAAGCCTGGTGATATCTGAGAGTGGCGTCGGCTCTGCAGAAGACGTAAGGCGACTCAACCGCGCAGGTGCTGATGCGTTCCTCGTAGGAACTTCAATAATGGCGAGCGATGACATCTCAAGCAAGGTGTCTGAGCTTTACCATGCACTCTGA
- the trpB gene encoding tryptophan synthase subunit beta, with translation MLTSYPIEGRFGKYGGRFIPETLLPAVEELESAYLRLKADVEFKKELDYLLSRFAGRPTPLYAAKNLTEKIGGASILLKREDLLHGGAHKINNTLGQALLAKKMGKKRIIAETGAGQHGVGAAIACAALGMKSVVYMGSKDVERQKLNVFRMKLLGAEVIPVESGSKTLKDAINEALRDWIANIRDTYYLLGSAVGPHPYPMIVRDFQSVIGSEIKLQSMEFFGRLPDFVVACVGGGSNAIGSFYPFLDDADVRLHGVEAEGSGIKTGKHSATLCTGSEGVLHGMRTYLMQDKDGQVMETHSISAGLDYPGVGPEHAMLKDIGRAEYSSCTDDQAVDAFLALSRYEGIIPALESSHALAHAMELARTLDPSKRIVVTISGRGDKDVQLIEDYLSRQPRRGRRKRAGK, from the coding sequence GTGTTAACTTCCTATCCCATTGAGGGCAGATTTGGGAAGTACGGGGGCAGGTTTATCCCGGAAACACTCCTTCCCGCGGTCGAGGAGCTGGAATCGGCATACCTTAGACTCAAGGCAGATGTCGAGTTCAAGAAAGAGCTTGACTATTTACTCAGTCGTTTTGCAGGCAGGCCTACTCCTCTCTACGCCGCAAAAAATCTGACCGAGAAGATTGGCGGTGCGAGCATACTTCTCAAGCGCGAAGACCTTCTGCATGGCGGAGCTCACAAAATAAACAACACGCTTGGTCAAGCCTTGCTTGCAAAGAAAATGGGCAAAAAACGGATAATCGCGGAAACCGGCGCGGGCCAGCACGGGGTGGGCGCTGCAATCGCATGTGCTGCCCTTGGCATGAAGTCGGTCGTATACATGGGTTCAAAGGATGTAGAGAGGCAGAAATTGAATGTTTTTAGAATGAAGTTGCTCGGAGCCGAAGTCATTCCAGTTGAGTCTGGAAGCAAGACCCTCAAGGACGCGATAAACGAAGCACTTCGGGACTGGATAGCCAACATCCGCGATACATACTATCTTCTGGGCTCGGCGGTAGGCCCTCATCCCTATCCTATGATAGTCCGCGACTTTCAGAGCGTGATAGGAAGCGAAATTAAACTGCAATCAATGGAGTTTTTTGGACGGCTACCAGACTTTGTGGTCGCGTGCGTGGGCGGAGGCAGCAATGCAATCGGATCTTTTTACCCATTTCTCGATGATGCAGACGTGCGGCTGCACGGAGTCGAGGCGGAAGGTTCTGGCATTAAGACGGGAAAACATTCTGCTACCTTATGCACAGGTTCTGAAGGGGTTTTGCATGGCATGAGGACCTATCTCATGCAGGACAAGGACGGCCAGGTAATGGAAACCCACAGCATCTCCGCCGGCCTCGACTATCCAGGGGTCGGTCCAGAACACGCAATGTTGAAGGACATTGGCCGCGCGGAGTACTCTAGCTGTACCGATGATCAGGCTGTCGATGCGTTTCTCGCACTTTCAAGGTACGAGGGGATAATACCCGCGCTTGAATCTTCTCATGCGCTGGCGCACGCCATGGAGCTGGCCCGCACGCTCGACCCTTCAAAACGCATAGTTGTAACGATTTCCGGAAGGGGCGACAAGGACGTGCAGCTTATAGAGGATTACCTTTCACGCCAGCCGCGCAGAGGACGGCGAAAAAGAGCTGGCAAGTGA